From a single Anaerolineales bacterium genomic region:
- a CDS encoding AAA family ATPase: MSTLYFFVEWDHGFFNLSKEIDLAVKTSIRNELLGKKITADDIGKQIDNMPITAQGIRTSASVTLERIEPLATLIVDATTQIEVRNNNRSSGSQRPTAEEKDDELDNLVMFQTTFEPRMISHYHEVYESLVGIPKEIILREIMSLMMSIESKEKWSNRHYGKIVQALSASANKAPVIVFGGDPGTGKTALATSIGAKLATELNERVHFRHVSLTLRGMGYQGRASSMIVKLFDHIKKEYIRKKEPLILFFDEAEALVGSRGETDSSSGAQENIAVVDAIIVGVDNLRKGLHARVVALFATNLTQRVDSALMRRSYYHEFQRPDDGTREVLFKNSLSGLGFSSDEINEFVLATKPQKVNGKLWHYSHSDIVELIIGRAVNDAIFHDKLLTKDDILNYCKSTTPTASLIPSSG; this comes from the coding sequence CTGTATTTTTTTGTTGAATGGGATCACGGCTTTTTCAACCTAAGTAAGGAAATCGATCTCGCAGTCAAGACCTCGATTCGGAACGAGCTCCTCGGGAAAAAGATAACTGCAGATGATATTGGTAAACAGATAGATAATATGCCAATAACGGCTCAGGGCATTCGTACATCCGCTAGTGTGACCTTAGAACGAATTGAGCCTCTGGCTACCTTGATTGTGGATGCTACTACTCAAATCGAGGTTCGAAACAATAATCGGAGCTCTGGTTCGCAGCGCCCAACGGCTGAAGAAAAAGATGACGAATTAGATAACCTGGTTATGTTTCAGACAACATTTGAACCGAGGATGATCTCGCACTACCATGAAGTATATGAATCACTGGTGGGGATTCCAAAAGAAATAATCCTGCGTGAGATTATGAGCCTTATGATGTCAATTGAAAGTAAGGAAAAATGGAGCAATAGACACTACGGAAAAATTGTCCAAGCTCTTAGTGCTTCAGCAAACAAGGCTCCAGTAATAGTATTTGGAGGTGACCCTGGAACTGGAAAAACTGCTCTTGCAACAAGCATTGGGGCAAAATTAGCGACTGAACTTAATGAACGAGTTCATTTTCGACATGTAAGTCTTACCCTTCGTGGGATGGGGTATCAAGGCAGGGCAAGTAGCATGATTGTAAAATTGTTCGATCACATAAAAAAGGAATATATTCGCAAAAAAGAGCCACTAATTCTCTTCTTCGATGAAGCTGAGGCACTTGTAGGATCTCGTGGAGAGACAGATTCGAGTTCTGGAGCTCAAGAAAACATCGCGGTTGTCGATGCGATAATTGTAGGAGTGGATAACTTGAGAAAAGGGCTTCACGCGCGAGTAGTGGCTCTTTTTGCGACGAACCTTACCCAACGCGTAGACTCTGCGTTAATGAGAAGGAGTTATTACCATGAATTTCAACGTCCAGATGATGGGACGCGAGAAGTTCTTTTTAAGAATTCCCTAAGTGGATTAGGTTTTTCAAGCGATGAAATCAATGAATTTGTTCTTGCCACAAAACCACAAAAAGTAAATGGTAAATTATGGCATTATTCACATTCTGATATTGTCGAACTTATAATTGGAAGGGCTGTTAACGATGCAATCTTTCATGACAAACTCTTGACTAAAGACGATATACTCAATTATTGCAAAAGTACAACCCCAACTGCCTCATTAATTCCTAGTTCAGGATAA